From the genome of Parazoarcus communis, one region includes:
- a CDS encoding sugar phosphate nucleotidyltransferase: MAKGMILAAGQGTRVRPLTKNLPKPMVPILNKPVLEYLIEHLARYGIREIMINVAFNHYKIENYFGDGHRWGVEIGYSYEGKREHGDIVPKAMGSAGGMRKIQDFGGFFDETTLVMCGDAIVDLDIGAALDEHRHKGAMASVVALDVPREQVKNYGVVVTDDEGRIKAFQEKPSPEEALSTLASTGIYIFEPKVIDMIPPGREFDIGSELFPLLVEQDVPFYAQKRFFNWIDIGRLTDYWEVLQRVLRGEVAQMEMPGREIKPGVWVGLNTSIAWDSVTIVGPCYIGSNVRIEPGVSVIGPTWIGRGCHLRAGSRVERSVLFDYTRLGESQTVEEKILSFQYCVDRSGNATYVGDDSIELRWGDARG; the protein is encoded by the coding sequence ATGGCAAAGGGAATGATTCTGGCTGCAGGCCAGGGAACGCGGGTTCGCCCGCTGACGAAGAACCTGCCCAAACCGATGGTGCCGATTCTGAACAAGCCGGTGCTCGAATATCTGATCGAGCACCTGGCCAGGTACGGCATCCGCGAGATCATGATCAACGTGGCGTTCAATCACTACAAGATCGAAAACTACTTTGGCGACGGGCATCGCTGGGGCGTAGAGATCGGCTATTCCTACGAGGGCAAGCGCGAGCACGGTGACATTGTGCCCAAGGCCATGGGGTCGGCCGGTGGCATGCGGAAGATCCAGGACTTCGGTGGCTTCTTCGACGAAACCACCTTGGTGATGTGCGGGGACGCAATCGTCGATCTGGATATTGGCGCGGCGCTGGACGAGCACCGTCACAAGGGCGCGATGGCGAGCGTGGTAGCACTGGATGTGCCGCGTGAGCAGGTTAAGAACTACGGTGTGGTCGTGACCGACGATGAAGGCAGGATCAAGGCCTTCCAGGAAAAGCCGTCGCCCGAAGAGGCCCTGTCCACCCTCGCCAGTACCGGCATCTACATCTTTGAGCCCAAGGTGATCGACATGATTCCGCCGGGGCGCGAGTTTGATATCGGCAGCGAGCTGTTTCCGTTGCTGGTCGAACAGGACGTGCCGTTCTATGCGCAGAAGCGCTTCTTCAACTGGATCGACATCGGTCGTCTGACCGACTACTGGGAAGTGCTGCAGCGCGTACTGCGTGGCGAGGTGGCGCAGATGGAAATGCCCGGTCGCGAGATCAAGCCGGGTGTGTGGGTGGGTCTGAACACGTCGATTGCGTGGGACAGCGTGACGATTGTGGGGCCATGCTATATCGGTTCGAACGTGCGCATTGAGCCGGGTGTTTCGGTGATTGGTCCCACGTGGATCGGCCGTGGCTGCCACCTGCGCGCGGGTTCGCGCGTTGAGCGCAGTGTGCTGTTCGACTACACGCGGCTGGGAGAAAGTCAGACGGTGGAAGAGAAGATCCTCTCCTTTCAGTACTGCGTTGATCGAAGTGGCAACGCCACCTATGTTGGGGACGATTCCATCGAACTGCGCTGGGGGGATGCGCGGGGCTGA
- a CDS encoding helix-turn-helix domain-containing protein: MLEDELLRDPLVQEGYEGATAAEKMGLLLRELRETVGLTQRDLAASSGVQQSEISRYEGGQAPRGITISQLETLAHAQGMEVVIGFARKATAVDDKAVVIDGRTLLLHTVL, translated from the coding sequence ATGCTGGAAGACGAACTTCTTCGTGATCCTCTGGTTCAAGAGGGCTACGAAGGTGCGACTGCCGCCGAGAAGATGGGCCTTCTGTTGCGGGAACTGCGCGAAACGGTCGGGCTGACGCAACGTGACCTGGCGGCGAGCAGCGGCGTTCAACAGTCTGAAATCAGCCGTTACGAGGGCGGTCAGGCGCCGAGAGGCATCACGATTTCCCAGCTCGAGACCCTTGCACATGCGCAGGGTATGGAGGTTGTGATTGGGTTTGCGCGCAAGGCGACAGCCGTTGATGACAAGGCCGTTGTGATTGATGGTCGAACCTTGTTGCTGCACACCGTGCTCTGA
- a CDS encoding PEP-CTERM sorting domain-containing protein, with the protein MTLAILPKRLSAALLLSLSTIASASVVEASSTDIGFLSITNNSGISSSFESGLSLSLSDLGGAVSFVFGNTVGDGSIANVYFDGLGLLNFSSATVLSSSGVSFSLGGSPSNVPSGNTVSFSSDFSVSAANPKPSNGVNTGETLTVSFDLTSGTSFSDVVSGISSGDLRVGLHVISLGSNSESFVSTLRTDTSVTAVPEPETYAMMLAGLGLLGTIARRRNR; encoded by the coding sequence ATGACACTTGCCATCCTGCCCAAGCGTCTGTCTGCTGCACTCCTGTTGTCGCTGTCGACGATTGCATCCGCCTCGGTCGTCGAGGCTTCGTCTACAGATATCGGTTTTTTAAGTATTACTAATAATTCTGGTATTAGCAGTAGTTTTGAATCCGGATTGTCACTTTCTTTGAGTGACCTGGGGGGGGCGGTTTCCTTTGTGTTCGGCAACACGGTTGGTGATGGTTCGATCGCCAACGTGTACTTCGATGGCCTTGGTCTGCTCAACTTCTCGTCAGCGACGGTTCTGTCGTCCTCCGGGGTGAGTTTTTCGCTGGGTGGAAGCCCGAGCAACGTTCCGTCGGGCAATACGGTGAGTTTTTCATCCGATTTCTCCGTGAGCGCAGCCAATCCGAAACCGTCAAACGGTGTGAATACGGGGGAGACGCTCACGGTGAGCTTCGATCTCACGAGCGGCACGAGTTTCTCGGATGTGGTATCTGGCATCAGTTCGGGAGATCTGCGTGTTGGCCTGCATGTGATTTCGCTCGGCAGCAATAGCGAGAGTTTCGTCAGCACGCTGCGAACCGATACCAGTGTGACTGCTGTGCCCGAGCCCGAGACCTACGCGATGATGCTTGCCGGTCTCGGCCTGCTGGGCACCATTGCACGCCGGCGCAATCGGTAG
- a CDS encoding SDR family NAD(P)-dependent oxidoreductase, which produces MRLLKKFVPGRVRNKLRSLRDGLAPRIPVTVPYEIRVADGCVLQNQVAIVTGGSGSIGRSIACCLAAEGAIVYVCGMSPDKINSVVTEIVGLGGKAYPQRLDVTDEADIVRTFAEVTARHGRLDIMVHSAGGSARDEYSSLIGQKTEVIDQVLNVNLRGAILCCREAAKAMVPSKTGRIINISSVLGVQGKANFAEYAASKGGVIAFTKSIAMELGPFGITANCVSPGIVQRGEISASELEQLSKTNWLSGYGKPEDIGEMVAYLASPRANFITGQNFIVDGGRSLGLKGD; this is translated from the coding sequence ATGAGGTTGCTTAAGAAATTTGTTCCTGGTCGCGTCCGTAATAAATTACGTTCGCTGCGTGACGGGTTGGCCCCGCGGATTCCGGTTACCGTCCCCTACGAGATACGGGTTGCGGATGGCTGTGTGCTGCAGAACCAGGTCGCGATCGTCACGGGCGGAAGCGGATCCATCGGGCGGAGTATTGCGTGCTGCCTTGCAGCCGAAGGGGCTATCGTCTATGTCTGCGGTATGAGTCCGGACAAAATCAACTCTGTTGTTACCGAGATTGTCGGTTTAGGGGGTAAAGCCTATCCGCAGCGCCTAGACGTTACGGATGAGGCTGATATTGTGCGGACTTTCGCGGAGGTCACCGCACGTCACGGCCGACTCGATATCATGGTTCATAGCGCAGGGGGGAGCGCACGCGACGAGTACTCCTCGTTGATCGGGCAGAAGACAGAGGTCATCGACCAAGTCTTGAACGTGAACTTGAGGGGGGCAATCCTGTGCTGCCGGGAGGCGGCCAAGGCGATGGTGCCGTCCAAGACCGGTCGGATCATCAATATCTCCAGTGTCTTGGGCGTGCAAGGCAAGGCCAATTTCGCCGAGTATGCGGCTTCAAAGGGCGGGGTGATCGCCTTTACCAAGTCCATCGCAATGGAACTGGGACCGTTCGGAATTACGGCAAACTGCGTTTCGCCGGGGATTGTCCAGCGTGGCGAGATCAGCGCTTCGGAGCTTGAGCAACTGAGCAAGACGAACTGGTTGAGTGGTTACGGTAAGCCTGAGGATATTGGCGAGATGGTGGCTTATCTTGCCTCTCCCCGGGCCAACTTTATTACCGGGCAGAATTTCATCGTCGATGGTGGCAGGTCTCTTGGGCTGAAGGGCGATTGA
- a CDS encoding acetyl-CoA hydrolase/transferase family protein, translating to MSESRIQCSALRSKIMSAAEAARLIQNGANVGMSGFTGSGYPKVLPAALAERITTANAKGERFRVGVWTGASTAPELDGALAAVDGIEMRLPYQSDPACRKRINAGEMEYIDIHLSHVAQFVWSGFLGKLDVAVVEVGGILEDGRLIPSSSIGNNKTWLDQADKVILEVNSWQNSRLEGMHDIYYGTQLPPNRKPIPLVKVSDRIGEPYLRCDPSKIVAIVETHSPDRNTAFSPPDENSRLIAGHILEFFKHEVKKGRLPANLLPLQSGVGNIANAVMAGLNDGPFENLTAYTEVLQDGMLEMLKSGKLTCASATAFSLSSDALGELNANLDFYHDRIILRAQEISNHPEVIRRLGVIAMNGMIEADIYGNVNSTHVMGSQIMNGIGGSGDFARNGYLSIFMTPSQAKGGAISCIVPMVSHVDHTEHDVQVLVTEQGLADLRGLSPRQRAKAVIENCAHPNFKPALRDYYNRALDQSPGKHTPHLLEEVYNWHLSALRGEPM from the coding sequence ATGAGCGAATCCCGTATCCAGTGTTCCGCCCTGCGCAGCAAGATCATGTCGGCCGCGGAGGCCGCACGCCTTATCCAAAACGGTGCCAACGTCGGCATGAGCGGCTTCACCGGATCGGGGTATCCCAAGGTGCTGCCTGCGGCGCTGGCCGAGCGCATCACGACCGCCAATGCCAAGGGCGAGCGGTTCAGGGTCGGGGTATGGACAGGGGCGTCGACGGCGCCCGAGCTCGACGGTGCATTGGCCGCTGTCGATGGCATCGAGATGCGTCTGCCCTACCAGTCCGATCCGGCGTGCCGCAAGCGTATCAACGCCGGCGAGATGGAGTACATCGACATCCATCTGTCGCACGTTGCGCAGTTCGTCTGGTCCGGCTTTCTCGGCAAGCTCGACGTTGCCGTGGTGGAAGTGGGCGGCATTCTCGAGGATGGTCGTCTGATTCCGTCGTCGTCGATCGGTAACAACAAGACCTGGCTGGATCAGGCCGACAAGGTGATTCTCGAGGTGAACTCGTGGCAGAACAGCCGCCTCGAGGGCATGCACGACATCTATTACGGTACCCAGCTGCCGCCCAACCGCAAGCCGATTCCGCTGGTCAAGGTGTCGGATCGCATCGGCGAGCCCTATCTGCGTTGCGACCCCAGCAAGATCGTGGCGATTGTCGAGACCCACAGCCCGGATCGCAACACGGCGTTCTCGCCGCCGGACGAGAACTCGCGCCTGATCGCCGGGCACATCCTTGAGTTCTTCAAGCACGAAGTGAAGAAGGGGCGCCTGCCGGCCAACCTGCTGCCGCTGCAGTCGGGTGTGGGCAACATCGCCAACGCGGTGATGGCCGGCCTCAACGATGGCCCGTTCGAGAACCTGACCGCCTACACCGAGGTGCTGCAGGACGGCATGCTGGAGATGCTCAAGTCGGGCAAGCTGACCTGTGCATCGGCGACCGCGTTTTCGCTCAGCAGCGACGCGCTCGGTGAGCTCAATGCAAATCTCGATTTCTATCACGACCGCATCATCCTGAGAGCGCAGGAGATCAGCAATCACCCCGAGGTGATCCGCCGCCTGGGTGTAATTGCAATGAACGGCATGATCGAGGCCGACATCTACGGCAACGTGAATTCGACCCATGTGATGGGCTCGCAGATCATGAACGGTATCGGCGGCTCGGGCGACTTTGCGCGCAACGGCTACCTGTCGATCTTCATGACGCCGTCGCAGGCCAAGGGCGGTGCGATCTCCTGCATCGTGCCGATGGTGTCGCACGTGGATCACACCGAGCACGACGTGCAGGTGCTGGTCACCGAGCAGGGCCTGGCCGATCTGCGCGGGCTGTCGCCGCGCCAGCGTGCGAAGGCCGTGATCGAGAACTGCGCCCACCCCAACTTCAAGCCGGCGCTGCGCGACTACTACAATCGTGCGCTGGATCAGTCGCCGGGCAAGCACACGCCGCATCTGCTGGAAGAGGTCTACAACTGGCATCTGAGCGCGCTGCGCGGCGAGCCAATGTAG
- a CDS encoding MBL fold metallo-hydrolase RNA specificity domain-containing protein, with product MHANIIHHGAFRGVTGSCHQLFIDDARSLLIDCGLFQGAETAPDGLSGAGQPDIPFAVDGIQALVATHVHIDHVGRIPWLLAAGFKGPILCSEPSARLLPVVLADAFQLGISRDRQLVERYLKLLESRIRPLPWRTWYTVFSSSQASCRIRLQRAGHILGSAYVECEIRRADEAPVRVLFSGDLGAPHAPLLPTPQPPYRADVVVLESTYGDRVHESRATRRDRLQAVVERALGNGGTVIVPAFSIGRTQELLYEFEDILHRQRRKPGPHAAAWEKLPIHLDSPLAGRFTQLYRELQPFWDAEALARVRAGRKPLAFDQLVAIDGHDAHMANVRRLARSGEPAIVIAASGMCTGGRVLNYLKAMLHDPRHDVLFVGYQAKGTPGSDIQTYGPRGGYVDLDGERIDIRAAIHTLSGYSAHADQNDLVRFVTRMRHLPSEVRLIHGDDEARRALGKRLWNETDRRVVVLNAE from the coding sequence ATGCATGCAAACATCATTCATCACGGCGCCTTCAGAGGCGTAACCGGGTCGTGCCATCAGCTGTTCATTGACGATGCGCGCAGCCTGCTGATTGATTGCGGTCTGTTCCAGGGGGCGGAAACAGCGCCGGATGGCCTGTCCGGCGCGGGGCAGCCGGACATCCCGTTTGCGGTAGATGGTATTCAGGCGCTGGTCGCCACCCATGTGCACATCGACCACGTTGGCCGTATTCCCTGGTTGCTGGCGGCAGGCTTCAAGGGGCCGATCCTGTGCAGCGAGCCTTCGGCGCGATTGCTGCCGGTGGTGCTGGCCGATGCGTTCCAACTGGGTATCAGCCGTGACCGGCAACTGGTCGAGCGCTATCTCAAACTGCTGGAGTCCCGCATCCGGCCGCTGCCCTGGCGCACCTGGTACACAGTGTTCAGCAGTTCGCAGGCCAGTTGCCGCATCCGTCTGCAACGCGCGGGCCATATTCTGGGCTCGGCCTATGTCGAGTGCGAGATCCGGCGTGCGGACGAGGCCCCTGTGCGGGTGCTGTTCTCGGGCGACCTCGGCGCCCCGCACGCGCCCCTGCTGCCGACGCCGCAACCGCCCTATCGTGCGGACGTGGTTGTGCTGGAGAGCACCTACGGCGACCGCGTGCACGAAAGCCGGGCGACGCGACGCGATCGCCTGCAGGCGGTGGTGGAGCGGGCGCTGGGCAATGGCGGCACGGTGATCGTGCCAGCGTTCAGCATCGGTCGCACGCAGGAGTTGCTGTACGAGTTCGAGGACATCCTGCATCGCCAGCGCAGGAAGCCCGGCCCGCACGCGGCGGCATGGGAAAAGCTGCCGATCCATCTCGATTCACCGCTGGCCGGGCGCTTTACCCAGCTCTATCGCGAGCTGCAACCGTTCTGGGACGCCGAGGCGCTGGCCCGTGTCCGCGCCGGTCGCAAGCCGCTGGCCTTCGATCAGCTGGTGGCAATCGACGGACACGATGCCCACATGGCCAACGTGCGCAGGCTCGCACGCAGCGGCGAGCCGGCCATCGTCATCGCCGCCAGTGGCATGTGTACCGGCGGGCGGGTGCTGAACTACCTCAAGGCCATGCTCCATGACCCGCGCCACGATGTGCTGTTCGTGGGCTATCAGGCGAAAGGCACGCCAGGCAGCGACATCCAGACCTACGGGCCGCGTGGCGGCTACGTCGATCTCGACGGCGAGCGCATCGACATCAGGGCGGCCATCCACACCCTGTCGGGCTATTCCGCCCACGCCGACCAGAACGACCTCGTCCGTTTCGTCACCCGCATGCGCCATCTGCCATCCGAAGTGCGCCTGATCCACGGCGACGACGAGGCCCGGCGGGCGCTGGGCAAGCGTTTGTGGAACGAGACGGATCGGCGGGTGGTGGTGCTGAATGCGGAGTGA
- the gcvA gene encoding transcriptional regulator GcvA: MSYELPSLALLRTFEAAARHLSFKKAADEICVTPAAVSQQMKALEDYLGVPLFHRRVRALELTEHGSTLLPGVRDAFERLAVAVDHTRRVTPGPLTVTAPPSFASHWLLPRLPRFNVAHPDIELRLSSTSDTVDHKGEAAVLGKLHPARTEVAILYGKGHYPGYVVVPIFTPDYVPVCTPALQRAAALQTPANLAGQVLIHDDTLSEDGRDRHSRSGWAEWLRLAGASNIDSRRGPHFSNAALALEAAQAGHGIALAPRPLIDSRVAEGKLVVPFNITLPSPSTYYLVMHEAMQHQPAVDAFQHWLLAEASALQKRQLYRT, from the coding sequence ATGAGCTACGAGCTTCCCAGTCTTGCCCTGCTGCGCACCTTCGAAGCCGCCGCCCGCCACCTGAGCTTCAAGAAGGCGGCAGACGAGATCTGCGTCACACCCGCGGCCGTGAGTCAGCAGATGAAAGCACTGGAAGATTATCTGGGCGTGCCGCTGTTCCACCGCCGGGTGCGGGCGCTGGAGCTTACCGAACATGGCAGCACCCTGCTGCCGGGTGTGCGCGACGCCTTCGAGCGCCTCGCCGTCGCGGTCGACCATACCCGGCGCGTCACCCCCGGCCCGCTCACCGTCACTGCCCCGCCCTCCTTCGCCAGCCACTGGCTGCTGCCGCGCCTGCCGCGCTTCAACGTTGCCCATCCAGACATCGAGCTGCGCCTGTCGAGCACCTCGGACACCGTCGACCACAAGGGCGAGGCCGCCGTGCTCGGCAAGCTGCATCCAGCGCGCACGGAAGTCGCCATTCTTTATGGCAAAGGTCACTATCCAGGCTATGTGGTGGTCCCGATCTTCACACCCGACTATGTGCCGGTATGCACGCCCGCGCTACAACGCGCTGCGGCACTCCAAACCCCGGCCAACCTGGCCGGACAAGTGCTCATCCACGACGACACACTGAGCGAAGACGGTCGCGACAGGCATTCAAGGTCGGGTTGGGCAGAGTGGCTTCGGCTCGCGGGCGCATCGAACATCGACAGTCGCCGGGGGCCGCATTTTTCCAACGCGGCACTTGCACTGGAAGCCGCCCAGGCCGGCCACGGCATCGCGCTCGCGCCGCGCCCGCTGATCGATTCACGCGTCGCCGAAGGCAAGCTCGTCGTTCCCTTCAACATCACCCTGCCCTCGCCCAGCACCTACTATCTGGTCATGCACGAAGCGATGCAGCACCAGCCAGCCGTCGACGCGTTTCAGCATTGGTTGCTGGCGGAAGCATCGGCGCTACAAAAGCGTCAGCTTTATCGCACCTGA
- a CDS encoding PEP-CTERM sorting domain-containing protein — translation MTFQKIAAALALCAFTPLSMAAIIASDNFDYATGEVAGQNGGSGWAGAWSANTGVTQVVTPSTSLGGSNALQVTGNNNNAAYRQLSSAFSGNSLFVDFYIQLDAGVLSANDFLGLWLDTASTGDHTNRPNIGIKADGSGTNDVFVRTNGTNGAFAASSNIGTTNDITYHIVGLLSRTAPGNYTSFSMWLDPMFADLSTPDAVMTGNTGLSQINYVGFRSVNLDSGDVLLIDGLQLSTTWSEALRISTSTTNDVPEPGTAALIGLGLLGLGLSKRRKA, via the coding sequence ATGACATTCCAGAAAATCGCAGCCGCCCTCGCACTCTGCGCCTTTACGCCGCTCTCGATGGCAGCCATCATCGCCAGCGACAACTTCGACTACGCCACAGGCGAAGTCGCAGGCCAGAACGGCGGCAGCGGCTGGGCCGGTGCATGGTCTGCCAACACCGGCGTCACACAGGTCGTTACCCCGAGCACCTCACTCGGCGGCAGCAACGCCCTGCAGGTGACCGGCAACAACAACAATGCCGCCTACCGCCAGCTCAGCTCGGCCTTTTCCGGCAACAGCCTCTTCGTGGATTTCTACATCCAGCTCGACGCCGGTGTTCTGTCTGCAAATGACTTCCTGGGCCTGTGGCTCGATACCGCCAGCACGGGCGATCACACGAACCGTCCGAACATCGGCATCAAGGCCGACGGCAGCGGCACCAACGACGTCTTCGTCCGCACCAACGGCACGAATGGCGCTTTCGCAGCCAGCAGCAACATCGGCACCACCAACGACATCACCTATCACATCGTCGGCCTGCTCTCCCGCACCGCACCGGGCAACTACACGAGCTTCTCGATGTGGCTCGACCCGATGTTTGCGGACTTGAGCACGCCCGACGCCGTCATGACCGGCAACACCGGCCTGTCGCAGATCAACTACGTCGGCTTCCGCTCGGTCAACCTCGACAGCGGCGACGTGCTGCTGATCGACGGCCTCCAGCTCTCCACCACCTGGAGCGAGGCCCTGCGCATCAGCACAAGCACCACCAATGACGTACCCGAACCCGGCACCGCGGCCCTCATCGGCCTTGGCCTGCTCGGCCTGGGTCTGTCGAAGCGTCGCAAGGCCTGA
- a CDS encoding PEP-CTERM sorting domain-containing protein: MKTLPLLATAAVLSAVATPSFALVYTMTDNLTGAFSASGFQDANPSTYNINVRDLDGTVNLYTPPAGSHTTAISGSLLLNLLPGSNPALSAPWDVAFSIPAIANIFTAVLSGVADTGVRTFAFQPGTPGANDGVAIGSGTFRLTYDEQIAPEIQATLYALTGMAMPSNGAGSIDVLYSLFQDGFDLEISETATTWPGFGVALAAINSAVGSTPNLLAGDFSVNQLQVSSTQVPEPTTLALLGIGVAGLGTLRRLRQA; encoded by the coding sequence ATGAAAACCCTGCCCCTGCTCGCCACTGCTGCCGTACTGTCTGCGGTCGCCACCCCTTCCTTCGCCCTGGTCTACACCATGACCGACAACCTGACCGGCGCCTTCAGTGCCTCAGGCTTCCAGGACGCAAACCCGAGTACCTACAACATCAACGTCCGTGACCTCGACGGCACCGTTAACCTGTACACCCCGCCCGCCGGCAGCCACACGACCGCCATCAGCGGCAGCCTGCTGCTGAACCTCTTGCCGGGTTCGAACCCGGCCCTGTCTGCGCCGTGGGATGTCGCCTTCAGCATTCCCGCCATTGCCAACATCTTTACCGCCGTGCTGTCCGGCGTTGCAGATACCGGCGTACGCACGTTCGCCTTCCAGCCCGGCACCCCAGGTGCAAATGACGGTGTGGCAATCGGCTCCGGAACCTTCAGGCTTACCTATGATGAACAGATCGCGCCTGAGATCCAGGCCACGCTGTACGCACTGACCGGCATGGCGATGCCGTCGAACGGCGCAGGCTCGATCGACGTACTGTACAGCCTGTTTCAGGACGGCTTCGATCTCGAGATCAGCGAGACGGCCACGACCTGGCCCGGCTTCGGCGTCGCACTTGCAGCCATCAACAGCGCAGTCGGAAGCACACCCAACCTGCTGGCGGGCGACTTCTCGGTAAACCAGCTTCAGGTCAGCAGCACTCAGGTGCCGGAACCCACCACGCTGGCACTGCTTGGCATCGGCGTTGCCGGTCTGGGCACACTTCGCAGGCTCAGGCAGGCCTGA
- a CDS encoding lipopolysaccharide biosynthesis protein — protein sequence MEHHGRRIARNTLALYFRTLLTTVVALYTSRVILEALGVSDFGLFSLVGGLMVLMGFLNAAMTAATQRFLNFEKGRSGTSDDVQRVFATSLFIHLMLAVVILLIAETLGLWFLNTQLNIAPDRMDAANWVYQCALLAFLVNVVTAPFNAAIIANERMAAFAYVSIVDVGLRLAVAYALFRVSGDRLQVYAVLMLVVAALVAGVYGWYARRNFSECHTRPARDPRLFREILSFSSWSILSNLSVVLRLQGTNVILNLIFGTLVNAAFGLALQVSNALQSFTSSFIQALNPQIVKTYAAGDLAQMHTLVLKGARLAFFLVLLMVLPVLIEAEALLGIWLSTVPEHTVVFIQLVLIQALVESFAGVTGTAQAATGKVRTYHLTVSTIGMTNLPISYVFLSQGFAPEIVFVVAIVLSALIAVARLYFLRHSIALPMMLFARDVGLRCGAVLMLAPLAPLAVKYHAPETLFGIFLVCAVAGISVVAAVAVIGLHRDERRIVLDIFARRFGKPS from the coding sequence ATGGAACATCATGGCCGCAGAATTGCCAGGAACACACTGGCGCTCTATTTTCGTACGCTCCTGACGACGGTTGTTGCACTCTATACCTCGAGGGTCATCCTCGAGGCCTTGGGGGTCAGCGATTTCGGTTTGTTCAGCCTGGTTGGCGGGCTCATGGTCCTGATGGGGTTCTTGAACGCTGCGATGACGGCCGCCACGCAGCGCTTCCTGAACTTCGAGAAAGGACGGTCAGGTACGTCGGACGATGTGCAGCGCGTCTTCGCCACGAGTCTTTTCATCCATCTGATGCTGGCGGTGGTCATTCTGCTCATTGCGGAGACGCTGGGGCTGTGGTTCCTGAATACACAGTTGAATATTGCACCAGACCGGATGGACGCCGCGAATTGGGTCTATCAGTGTGCCTTGCTGGCTTTCCTGGTCAATGTCGTCACGGCACCCTTTAACGCAGCGATTATTGCCAATGAGCGGATGGCCGCATTCGCATACGTCAGTATTGTGGATGTGGGACTTAGGCTGGCTGTCGCCTATGCGCTTTTCAGGGTTTCTGGAGACCGGTTGCAGGTCTATGCCGTGTTGATGTTGGTGGTTGCAGCGCTCGTCGCAGGTGTTTATGGCTGGTATGCGCGCCGGAACTTTTCGGAATGCCATACGCGCCCTGCTCGTGACCCCCGTCTGTTTCGCGAAATATTGTCCTTTTCGTCCTGGAGCATTCTCAGCAATCTCTCGGTCGTGCTGCGCCTGCAGGGGACGAATGTTATTTTGAACCTGATCTTCGGCACGCTGGTCAATGCAGCCTTCGGGCTCGCTCTTCAGGTGAGCAACGCGTTACAGAGTTTCACGAGCAGCTTCATCCAGGCGCTTAATCCGCAAATCGTCAAGACGTACGCAGCGGGCGATCTTGCGCAGATGCATACTCTGGTGCTGAAGGGCGCCCGCCTTGCGTTTTTCCTGGTGCTATTGATGGTCCTGCCGGTACTGATCGAAGCCGAGGCCCTGCTCGGAATCTGGCTCTCGACTGTACCTGAGCATACTGTCGTCTTCATTCAGTTGGTCCTGATTCAAGCATTGGTCGAGAGCTTCGCGGGCGTGACTGGAACGGCTCAGGCGGCGACGGGAAAGGTCAGGACATATCACCTGACGGTCAGCACCATCGGCATGACGAATTTACCCATCAGTTATGTCTTCCTGAGCCAGGGGTTCGCCCCTGAGATTGTCTTTGTCGTCGCCATTGTCCTGTCGGCGCTGATAGCGGTTGCCCGACTGTACTTTCTGCGGCATTCGATCGCTCTTCCGATGATGCTCTTTGCGCGGGATGTGGGGCTGCGCTGCGGTGCTGTTCTGATGCTAGCGCCTCTTGCTCCGCTGGCCGTGAAATACCATGCGCCCGAGACGCTCTTTGGCATTTTTCTTGTTTGTGCCGTTGCAGGAATCTCGGTTGTCGCGGCGGTTGCCGTGATCGGATTGCATCGCGATGAGCGTCGGATAGTCCTCGACATATTCGCCCGCCGTTTTGGCAAGCCAAGTTAA